The following proteins are encoded in a genomic region of Candidatus Leptovillus gracilis:
- a CDS encoding HAD-IIA family hydrolase, with protein MIEYDAYIFDLDGTVYLGEVLLPTAVSTITHLRSLGKRTVFLSNNPSHTREEYAAKLTRLGLPTPSDDVINSSYVMADFLKKQMPGARLFVVGEESLCGELRRAGFELTEEATAVDAVIASFDRTFTYHKLQIAFDAIRHGARFFATNADRYCPVPGGGQPDAAAMIAAIEACTGKQVEAVVGKPSHFMAEAVLSLLNLPPERCIMTGDRLETDVLMGLNAGMSGALTLTGATDETALAQSAIQPTYVIRRLSDLLPA; from the coding sequence ATGATAGAGTACGACGCTTACATTTTTGACCTGGATGGGACGGTGTATTTGGGGGAGGTGCTGCTGCCGACGGCCGTTTCCACCATCACCCACCTGCGCAGCCTGGGCAAACGCACGGTTTTTCTGTCCAACAATCCATCGCACACCCGCGAGGAGTATGCGGCTAAACTGACGCGGCTGGGCTTGCCCACGCCGTCGGACGACGTGATCAACTCCTCTTACGTCATGGCCGATTTTCTTAAAAAACAAATGCCGGGGGCCAGGTTGTTTGTGGTGGGGGAGGAATCGCTGTGCGGCGAACTGCGCCGCGCCGGGTTTGAGCTGACGGAAGAGGCAACGGCCGTAGACGCCGTTATCGCCAGTTTTGACCGTACTTTTACTTACCACAAACTGCAAATCGCCTTCGACGCCATTCGCCACGGGGCGCGCTTCTTTGCCACCAACGCCGACCGCTACTGCCCGGTCCCCGGCGGCGGCCAGCCAGACGCCGCCGCCATGATCGCCGCCATCGAAGCCTGCACTGGCAAACAGGTCGAAGCCGTCGTCGGCAAACCGTCCCACTTCATGGCCGAAGCTGTCCTCAGCCTGTTGAACTTGCCGCCAGAACGCTGTATCATGACCGGCGACCGGCTGGAGACCGATGTGCTGATGGGCCTGAACGCGGGCATGTCCGGCGCGCTCACCCTGACCGGGGCGACAGACGAAACCGCCCTGGCCCAATCAGCCATCCAACCAACCTACGTCATCCGGCGGCTCAGCGACCTGCTGCCAGCCTAA
- a CDS encoding sugar ABC transporter permease codes for MTAATVGLSEKQAPESRVDFWLRLLLIWHVFLGLSSLGGIVYLWFGGAEQSIWVQALGSVALLLTAVFSAIAVVDINKRKHRGRTISLAVNYLYFLFTLFGSMHLIGVFTGIDSLADSFMRGIPFLILLFAGFFIGTLTDRYQNPATQRALRQTSKAVMVVSGVAFLLAVGIHNGVLALLGKLTNPLILAMVGGTAVFAITLWAMWRQPSAEAMQATNADNEMLSGYLFLSPNLLGFLFFFAGPLLLSLYVSFTNSDAFGTQDWIGLDNYARIVNLDIAQLEAINQLASEAIDVKVYDELTRFDILGRSYIVGAQDKLFWLSLRNTLAFVLLAVPLSVIPALILANLLNSKIAGMKIFRAIYFLPSVAAVVGIALVWQWLFNATIGYINYFITVLVNFLNSLGGSFFDPQIRWLSDSNTALLAVVIVAAWQWIGFNTVLFLAGLQNIPRTLYEAATVDGANEWQQFWKVTLPLLAPTTFFVITTTTIQAMQIFEQVFILIPTNPAGPNNSTLTLVLYLYQKGFQRFEQGYASAIAWVLFVIIFGATLFQFQRQRASGSSYDA; via the coding sequence ATGACCGCTGCAACTGTTGGTTTAAGCGAAAAGCAAGCGCCGGAGTCACGGGTTGATTTTTGGCTGCGTCTGCTGCTGATCTGGCATGTGTTTCTAGGACTAAGCAGCCTGGGAGGGATTGTCTACTTATGGTTCGGCGGCGCGGAGCAAAGCATTTGGGTGCAGGCTTTGGGATCGGTGGCGCTGCTGTTAACGGCCGTCTTCTCGGCCATCGCCGTCGTGGACATCAACAAGCGCAAACATCGCGGCCGAACCATTTCCCTGGCTGTCAACTACCTCTATTTTCTCTTCACCCTCTTTGGCAGCATGCACCTCATCGGCGTTTTCACCGGCATAGATTCCCTGGCCGATTCCTTCATGCGCGGCATTCCCTTCCTGATTTTGCTGTTCGCCGGTTTTTTCATCGGCACATTGACCGACCGTTACCAAAACCCGGCCACGCAGCGCGCCCTGCGGCAAACCAGCAAAGCGGTGATGGTTGTGTCTGGGGTGGCTTTTTTGTTGGCGGTGGGCATCCACAATGGCGTGCTGGCGCTGCTGGGCAAGTTGACGAATCCGTTAATTTTGGCGATGGTGGGGGGAACGGCCGTGTTCGCCATCACGCTCTGGGCCATGTGGCGGCAGCCCAGCGCCGAAGCCATGCAGGCCACCAACGCCGACAACGAAATGCTCAGCGGCTACCTGTTTTTGTCGCCCAATTTGCTGGGCTTCCTGTTTTTTTTCGCCGGGCCGCTGCTGCTGTCGTTGTACGTCAGCTTCACCAATTCAGACGCCTTTGGCACCCAGGATTGGATCGGGCTGGACAATTATGCCCGCATTGTCAACCTGGACATCGCCCAACTGGAGGCCATCAACCAGCTTGCCAGCGAAGCCATAGATGTCAAAGTCTACGACGAATTGACCCGCTTCGATATTTTGGGCCGCAGCTACATCGTCGGCGCGCAAGACAAATTATTCTGGCTGTCCCTGCGTAATACCCTGGCCTTTGTGCTGCTGGCTGTGCCGCTCAGCGTCATCCCGGCGCTCATTCTTGCCAATTTACTCAACAGCAAAATCGCCGGCATGAAAATCTTCCGCGCCATTTATTTTTTGCCCAGCGTCGCGGCCGTCGTCGGCATTGCCCTGGTCTGGCAGTGGTTGTTCAATGCCACCATCGGCTACATCAACTACTTTATCACCGTGCTGGTGAATTTTCTCAACAGCCTGGGCGGCTCATTTTTCGACCCACAAATCCGCTGGCTGTCCGACAGTAACACGGCCCTGCTGGCCGTCGTCATCGTCGCTGCCTGGCAGTGGATTGGCTTTAACACGGTGCTGTTCCTGGCCGGGCTGCAAAACATCCCCCGCACGCTTTACGAAGCGGCCACCGTAGACGGAGCCAACGAATGGCAGCAGTTCTGGAAAGTGACGCTGCCCCTATTAGCCCCTACCACCTTTTTTGTCATCACCACCACCACCATCCAGGCCATGCAGATTTTTGAGCAGGTGTTTATTCTCATACCGACGAACCCGGCCGGCCCCAACAACTCTACGCTGACCCTGGTGCTGTATCTGTACCAAAAAGGGTTCCAGCGATTCGAGCAGGGGTATGCGTCGGCCATCGCCTGGGTATTGTTTGTCATCATTTTCGGCGCAACCCTCTTCCAATTCCAACGCCAACGCGCCAGCGGCTCGTCGTATGATGCGTAA
- a CDS encoding carbohydrate kinase, whose amino-acid sequence MSKPFLLGIDQGTSGSKAVILDREGQVHGYAYRPLERLYPQPNWVEQDPNAVAQGVAAAITEAIGKAGIRPDEIAACGITSQRNTEFVWDSRSGRSLAHAITWQDLRVQPLLDDLKRWPLAAEATYRLGYPPGPYMAALHLAWRLIHQTAVREAAHDHNLQVGLSAAWLIRALGRPSAHLMDTSLVQATGLYDFRRQVYWAEWLEWLGVPADALPTAVPTIHDFGSLHIHAPNGQTADVPVLAMIADQQSALFGHGCRTPGAAECTHGTASYVKVFLGEQAAEQANINVYYAWNLDGRQTYCLEAPTTVTGAAIRWLRDNARLIDSYEHLSELAAAVPDTGGVTIVPAFTGLDVPYNDGRARATFFGLALGHDRRHIARAFLESIGYQIRAILDTITNEAGVQVDQLLVGGGVSASDLACQIQADLLGIPVLRPTFAETTAWAAGLLAGLGANFWPGADALPPLPGSHTLFEPAMTTTERDAGYGRWLRAIELVQAWG is encoded by the coding sequence ATGTCTAAACCATTCTTACTCGGCATCGACCAGGGAACCAGCGGCAGCAAAGCGGTGATTTTAGACCGTGAAGGGCAGGTGCATGGTTACGCCTACCGGCCGTTGGAACGGCTCTATCCCCAGCCCAACTGGGTGGAGCAAGACCCGAATGCCGTCGCCCAGGGCGTGGCCGCGGCTATCACCGAGGCCATCGGCAAGGCGGGCATTCGCCCCGATGAGATTGCCGCCTGCGGCATCACCAGCCAGCGCAACACCGAATTTGTCTGGGACAGCCGCAGCGGCCGTTCCCTGGCCCACGCCATCACCTGGCAAGACCTCCGCGTCCAACCCCTGCTCGACGACCTGAAACGCTGGCCCCTGGCCGCCGAAGCCACCTACCGTCTGGGCTACCCGCCCGGCCCCTACATGGCCGCCCTGCACCTGGCCTGGCGGCTGATACACCAGACGGCCGTTCGCGAAGCCGCCCACGATCACAATTTGCAGGTCGGCCTGTCTGCCGCCTGGCTGATACGCGCCCTGGGACGGCCGTCCGCCCACCTGATGGACACTTCGCTGGTGCAGGCCACCGGCCTTTACGATTTTCGCCGACAGGTGTATTGGGCTGAATGGCTGGAATGGCTGGGCGTGCCCGCCGACGCCCTGCCCACGGCCGTGCCCACCATCCACGACTTCGGCAGCCTGCATATCCATGCCCCCAACGGCCAAACCGCCGACGTGCCTGTCCTGGCGATGATCGCCGACCAGCAGTCGGCGCTGTTCGGCCACGGCTGCCGCACGCCCGGCGCGGCCGAATGCACGCATGGCACCGCCTCCTATGTCAAAGTTTTCCTGGGCGAACAGGCCGCTGAGCAGGCCAATATCAACGTCTACTACGCCTGGAATCTGGACGGCCGTCAGACCTACTGCCTGGAAGCGCCCACCACCGTCACCGGGGCGGCTATCCGCTGGCTGCGCGACAACGCCCGGCTGATAGACAGCTACGAACACCTCAGCGAACTGGCGGCGGCCGTGCCCGACACCGGCGGCGTCACCATTGTGCCCGCTTTCACCGGGTTAGACGTGCCCTACAACGACGGCCGTGCCCGCGCCACCTTTTTCGGCCTGGCTCTGGGCCACGACCGGCGGCACATCGCCCGCGCCTTTCTGGAATCCATCGGCTACCAGATTCGCGCCATCCTGGACACCATCACCAACGAGGCCGGGGTGCAGGTAGACCAACTGCTGGTCGGCGGCGGCGTCTCCGCCAGCGACCTGGCCTGCCAGATTCAGGCCGATTTGCTCGGTATCCCCGTGCTGCGCCCCACCTTCGCCGAGACCACCGCCTGGGCTGCCGGGCTGTTGGCCGGCCTGGGGGCCAACTTTTGGCCCGGCGCAGATGCCCTGCCGCCGCTGCCCGGTTCACACACCTTATTCGAGCCAGCCATGACCACAACAGAGCGGGATGCCGGTTACGGCCGTTGGCTCCGCGCCATCGAATTGGTTCAAGCCTGGGGCTAA
- a CDS encoding beta-galactosidase: MKFGVCYYPEHWPEERWPEDARLMRELGLDLVRIAEFAWAKMEPAPGQFDWAWLDRAIGVLADAGLAVVLGTPTATPPAWLTRAHPDVLRVDANGRARDHGARRHYCPNSPTYRQFSRQIVQAMGERYGRDPRIIGWQIDNEFGGGGTARCYCDHCAAAFRDWLRAKYGTLDALNEAWGTIFWSQTYTDWTQITLPGDAVNYKNPGHLLDFYRFSSDAYVGYQQEQLDILRQLAPGRFITHNFMGLYRDLDQFDLARGLDFATWDNYPTGNPDRWRQQLYPPGADWSRSDPVYAYDVGDPLISGLAHALTYGLKDAPFWIMEQQMGHINWGIVNPWVRPGTPRLWVWQAICAGAEAIVHFRWRATLLAQEQYHSGLLRHDGSADVGYFEQLQLAQDKPLLDEIAAAPLTAEVAILFDFADVWALQMLPHRRDFDYLRHIFAFYHALQRLGVPVKIVSRQADLSAYKLVIAPSLHLADEETAVPLHSYVTNGGTLLLGVRSGFKLPDNRVTDQPLPGALRPLAGARVTTWRSLPPDIGAAFQSDIPNLTGPATYWVETLAAETAVSLAAYTDGSGAALTEHGVGNGRVLYLGFYPTPAQATALLTHLAGQLAITRLADLPPGLLAARRGPYTILLNFSDGALTAVVQGEKVVVNGRDVGLLLR; the protein is encoded by the coding sequence ATGAAATTTGGCGTTTGTTATTACCCTGAACATTGGCCGGAAGAACGCTGGCCGGAAGATGCGCGGTTGATGCGCGAATTGGGTCTGGATTTGGTGCGTATCGCCGAGTTTGCCTGGGCCAAAATGGAACCCGCGCCGGGTCAGTTCGATTGGGCCTGGCTGGACCGGGCTATCGGCGTATTGGCCGACGCCGGGCTGGCGGTGGTGTTGGGCACGCCCACGGCCACGCCGCCCGCCTGGTTGACCCGCGCCCATCCCGACGTGCTGCGCGTGGACGCCAACGGCCGTGCCCGCGACCACGGCGCCCGCCGCCACTATTGCCCCAACAGCCCCACCTACCGCCAGTTCAGCCGCCAGATTGTGCAGGCGATGGGGGAGCGCTACGGCCGTGATCCGCGCATCATCGGCTGGCAAATAGACAACGAATTTGGCGGCGGCGGCACCGCCCGCTGCTACTGCGACCACTGCGCCGCTGCGTTCCGTGATTGGCTGCGCGCAAAATACGGCACGCTCGACGCCCTGAACGAAGCATGGGGGACCATCTTCTGGTCACAAACTTACACCGACTGGACGCAAATCACTCTGCCCGGCGACGCGGTAAACTACAAAAACCCCGGCCACCTGCTGGATTTTTACCGTTTCTCGTCCGATGCTTACGTTGGCTACCAGCAGGAGCAGCTAGACATATTGCGCCAGCTTGCGCCGGGGCGCTTCATCACCCACAACTTCATGGGGTTGTACCGCGACCTGGATCAGTTTGACCTGGCGCGTGGGCTGGATTTTGCCACCTGGGACAATTACCCCACCGGCAACCCCGACCGTTGGCGGCAGCAGTTGTATCCGCCGGGTGCGGATTGGAGCCGCAGCGACCCGGTTTACGCCTACGACGTGGGCGATCCGCTGATCAGCGGCCTGGCCCACGCCCTGACGTATGGGCTGAAAGATGCGCCATTTTGGATCATGGAGCAGCAGATGGGCCACATCAATTGGGGCATTGTGAATCCCTGGGTGCGGCCGGGCACGCCGCGGTTGTGGGTCTGGCAGGCCATTTGCGCCGGGGCAGAGGCCATCGTCCATTTTCGCTGGCGGGCAACGCTGCTGGCGCAAGAACAGTACCATTCCGGCCTGCTGCGCCACGATGGCAGCGCCGACGTGGGTTACTTCGAGCAGTTGCAGTTGGCGCAAGACAAGCCGCTGCTAGACGAAATCGCCGCCGCGCCGCTGACGGCCGAAGTCGCCATTTTGTTCGACTTTGCCGATGTGTGGGCGCTGCAAATGCTGCCCCACCGGCGCGATTTTGATTATTTGCGCCACATCTTCGCCTTTTACCACGCCTTGCAGCGGTTGGGCGTGCCGGTGAAGATCGTCTCGCGGCAGGCCGATTTGTCGGCCTACAAACTGGTTATCGCGCCATCGCTGCACCTGGCGGATGAAGAGACGGCCGTTCCCCTGCACAGCTACGTTACCAACGGCGGGACCCTGCTGCTGGGCGTGCGCTCCGGCTTTAAGCTGCCCGACAACCGCGTCACCGACCAGCCTTTGCCCGGCGCGTTACGGCCGTTAGCCGGGGCGCGGGTGACGACCTGGCGTTCGCTGCCGCCAGACATTGGCGCAGCGTTCCAGAGCGACATCCCCAACCTGACCGGCCCGGCCACTTACTGGGTAGAGACATTGGCGGCCGAAACAGCCGTGTCCCTGGCCGCCTACACCGACGGCTCCGGTGCGGCGCTGACGGAGCATGGGGTGGGTAACGGCCGTGTCCTTTACCTCGGTTTCTATCCCACCCCGGCGCAGGCCACCGCCCTGCTCACGCACCTGGCCGGGCAGTTAGCCATCACGCGCCTGGCCGATTTACCGCCCGGCCTGCTGGCCGCCCGGCGCGGCCCTTACACCATTTTGCTCAACTTCAGCGATGGGGCGTTGACGGCCGTTGTGCAGGGGGAGAAGGTGGTGGTAAACGGCCGTGATGTCGGCCTGCTGCTCAGATAA
- a CDS encoding LacI family DNA-binding transcriptional regulator codes for MASRSHVTIRDVAALAGVSHQTVSRVINGSERVLPHTRTRVEAAITQLDYRPNAIAQSMAKGRSGILACIAPNLTDYTFASLINGAEIEARQHGYFLLSASAPDESTFVALMDELITSRRTEAVMVINPFADGRYTHLPADFPVVFGGARPREDATNSVALNDEAVGLAATKHLLALGHREIGLITGPLAEDCSQDRSLGYETALHTAGITPQPAWVIEGDWSARSGYDALMAFAENGAIPSAIFAQNDLMAAGVLRAAHDLGRRVPEQLAVIGVDDIPMAAYLEPPLTTIKQDFLQIGREAAKLLIRSLETPGAPRQHLRLPAELIVRRSTGAPKG; via the coding sequence ATGGCTTCCCGTTCCCACGTAACCATCCGCGACGTTGCCGCGCTGGCCGGTGTTTCGCACCAAACCGTTTCCCGCGTCATCAATGGCAGCGAGCGCGTCTTGCCCCATACCAGAACCCGCGTCGAAGCGGCCATCACCCAACTGGATTACCGCCCCAACGCCATCGCCCAATCCATGGCCAAAGGGCGATCCGGCATCCTGGCTTGCATCGCCCCCAACCTCACCGACTACACCTTCGCCAGCCTGATCAACGGCGCCGAAATCGAAGCGCGGCAGCACGGTTACTTTTTGCTCTCGGCTTCCGCCCCAGACGAAAGCACCTTTGTCGCCCTGATGGACGAGCTGATTACCAGCCGGCGCACAGAAGCGGTGATGGTGATTAACCCGTTTGCCGACGGCCGTTACACCCACCTGCCAGCCGATTTTCCCGTCGTTTTTGGCGGGGCGCGCCCCCGCGAAGACGCCACCAACTCCGTCGCCCTGAACGACGAAGCCGTCGGCCTGGCCGCCACCAAGCACCTGTTGGCGCTGGGCCATCGTGAAATCGGCCTCATCACCGGGCCGCTGGCCGAAGATTGCTCCCAAGACCGCAGCCTGGGCTACGAAACGGCGCTGCACACGGCCGGCATCACCCCACAACCCGCCTGGGTCATCGAAGGCGACTGGTCGGCGCGCTCCGGCTATGACGCGCTGATGGCTTTTGCCGAAAACGGCGCCATCCCCAGCGCGATTTTTGCCCAAAATGATTTGATGGCCGCCGGGGTCTTGCGCGCCGCCCACGATCTGGGACGGCGCGTGCCGGAACAGTTGGCCGTCATCGGCGTGGACGATATTCCCATGGCTGCTTACCTGGAGCCGCCGCTGACCACCATCAAACAAGATTTCCTGCAAATTGGCCGCGAAGCCGCCAAACTGCTCATTCGCAGCCTGGAAACGCCAGGCGCGCCACGCCAGCATTTACGCTTGCCGGCAGAACTAATCGTGCGCCGCTCCACCGGCGCGCCCAAAGGGTAA
- a CDS encoding NYN domain-containing protein: MQANIYVDGFNLYYGALKKTPYRWLNIAELCRLMLPHDTIKEIKYFTALVNPRPTDPDQLTRQQVYLRALRTIPNLKIIFGHFLTHEIMMPLAPPQSGYIKVIKTEEKGSDVNLALHLLSDGYKNVYDVAVVVSNDSDLLLPIQFVKRELGKKIGILNPQKHPSKVLIAHADFVKNIRQGVLSRCLFPTTLEDAQGTFTKPETW; the protein is encoded by the coding sequence TTGCAAGCAAACATCTATGTAGACGGTTTCAACCTTTACTATGGGGCCTTAAAGAAAACCCCATATCGCTGGTTGAACATCGCTGAACTTTGCCGCTTGATGCTGCCCCACGACACCATCAAGGAGATAAAATACTTCACCGCTCTCGTCAATCCACGACCCACCGATCCGGACCAACTCACGCGCCAGCAAGTTTATCTGCGCGCTTTGCGCACCATTCCTAACCTGAAAATTATCTTCGGTCACTTTCTCACTCACGAAATTATGATGCCTCTGGCCCCGCCACAAAGCGGGTATATCAAAGTGATTAAGACCGAAGAAAAGGGGTCTGATGTCAATTTGGCCCTTCATTTGTTAAGCGATGGCTACAAAAATGTTTATGACGTAGCTGTTGTCGTCTCCAATGATTCTGATTTGTTGTTGCCGATTCAGTTTGTTAAGCGAGAATTGGGCAAGAAAATCGGTATCCTTAATCCTCAGAAGCATCCCAGTAAAGTGTTGATTGCCCATGCAGATTTTGTCAAAAACATCCGGCAAGGCGTGTTGTCCAGGTGTCTTTTTCCCACTACACTTGAAGATGCTCAGGGTACTTTTACCAAACCAGAAACTTGGTGA
- a CDS encoding sugar ABC transporter substrate-binding protein gives MNKRFSLLILLLLALGLMLVACGGGATETAVEAPAATEVPVVEAPAEEPAMADVTLRWRTRPDNQAEIDVYQSVSDELSGSLVGIDLKYEAGGSETSSYQDVLKTELGAGTAPDVFWIPGTDVADFATRGLILNLRDLANATDGYSDADFYPGPMYHLTFNPETSMTGEALWGLPRDVSTFALYINLDLLAESGAPDPRELAANGEWNWDSFIEVASAIDALGDDIFGYGQNAWWGPYGYWLNSAGGGFFNEDRTACALDTSESLAGLEFEQRIYQEFDIAVPYGEDSEPPFLAGKVGLFQNGRWATPGVRSSANFNWDVVELPDGPAGPSNWLFWGAYVVNANTQHPEEAWKLVQALTAAEVQGKIASLGANVPSRVSQEALDAFVTFTPPANNQAFLNGLANNPATEGPLWAGSWPEFDAVMGPAVASVLNGQTSIDDFAASICNEANKAFNQ, from the coding sequence ATGAACAAACGATTTTCACTATTAATACTCTTATTGTTGGCTCTGGGCCTGATGCTGGTAGCCTGTGGTGGTGGCGCAACGGAAACGGCCGTTGAAGCGCCCGCCGCCACCGAAGTTCCCGTAGTAGAGGCTCCCGCCGAAGAACCAGCCATGGCCGACGTGACCCTGCGCTGGCGCACCCGGCCCGACAACCAGGCCGAAATTGATGTCTATCAATCCGTTAGCGACGAGCTGTCTGGCAGCCTGGTAGGGATTGACCTGAAGTATGAAGCGGGCGGCAGCGAGACCTCCAGCTACCAGGACGTGTTGAAGACCGAACTGGGCGCAGGCACGGCTCCCGATGTTTTCTGGATCCCCGGAACCGACGTGGCCGACTTTGCCACACGCGGCCTGATCCTGAACCTGCGTGATCTGGCGAACGCCACTGACGGCTACAGCGACGCCGATTTCTACCCTGGCCCAATGTACCACCTGACCTTCAACCCGGAAACCAGCATGACGGGCGAGGCGTTATGGGGTCTGCCGCGTGACGTGTCTACGTTTGCCCTGTACATCAACCTGGACCTGTTGGCCGAATCCGGCGCGCCCGACCCGCGTGAATTGGCGGCCAACGGCGAATGGAATTGGGACAGCTTCATTGAAGTTGCTTCGGCGATTGACGCCCTGGGCGATGACATTTTTGGTTACGGCCAAAATGCGTGGTGGGGTCCATATGGTTATTGGCTCAATTCGGCCGGCGGTGGTTTCTTTAATGAGGACCGCACCGCTTGCGCCCTGGACACGTCAGAATCGCTGGCCGGTTTGGAATTTGAACAGCGCATCTACCAGGAATTTGACATTGCTGTGCCGTATGGCGAAGACAGCGAACCGCCGTTCCTGGCCGGTAAAGTGGGCTTGTTCCAGAACGGCCGTTGGGCCACCCCCGGCGTTCGTTCCAGCGCCAACTTTAATTGGGACGTGGTCGAACTGCCAGATGGGCCGGCCGGACCGAGCAACTGGCTCTTCTGGGGCGCTTATGTCGTCAACGCCAATACGCAGCATCCCGAAGAAGCGTGGAAGCTGGTGCAGGCGCTAACGGCCGCCGAAGTGCAAGGCAAAATCGCCTCTCTGGGGGCCAACGTGCCCAGCCGCGTCAGCCAGGAAGCGTTGGACGCTTTTGTCACCTTCACCCCCCCGGCCAATAACCAGGCTTTCTTGAACGGTCTGGCCAACAATCCCGCCACCGAAGGCCCGTTGTGGGCTGGAAGCTGGCCGGAATTTGACGCGGTGATGGGACCGGCCGTCGCCTCTGTGTTGAACGGACAAACCAGCATAGACGACTTTGCCGCCAGCATTTGCAACGAAGCCAACAAAGCGTTTAATCAGTAA
- a CDS encoding carbohydrate ABC transporter permease, whose translation MNSYRLTNALKHFLIYAVLILFAAVMIFPFLYMLTTSFKLPKDTFRYPPRLLPQDALTLEVTGFDAPLPLYYVDIDGEREEFVLVESNIRIGVYADPNNLAATVERPSSDIEPRGGFTNQETITIDGEEQKLWDVPVNGVVVPMIQVSQTAYGRFADPNNLSREVLQNVRLSQPVEQLAAHPENYSQVVALQGMDRSLSNTALVTILVVLGQLTTSILGGYAFARLRFPGRDKLFVVYLGTIMIPFVVLITPLYQLMVTIGWVDKLAALIVPWVFTAYGTFLMRQFFITVPKEIEEAALMDGASRLEILWRIFIPASTPALATLATFTFLYAWNSFFWPLVVINTGNVDNHVLTLSLNVLRGRASDSPNLILAGAAIAILPPMIIFIFGQRFFVESATSSGVKG comes from the coding sequence ATGAACTCTTACCGACTAACCAACGCCCTCAAACATTTTTTGATTTACGCCGTGCTGATCTTGTTTGCGGCCGTGATGATCTTTCCGTTTTTGTACATGCTCACCACCTCCTTTAAACTGCCTAAGGATACCTTCCGCTACCCGCCCCGGCTGCTGCCCCAAGACGCCCTGACGCTGGAAGTGACCGGTTTTGACGCCCCACTGCCGTTGTATTACGTGGACATTGATGGCGAGCGCGAGGAGTTTGTCCTGGTGGAAAGCAACATCCGTATTGGCGTCTATGCCGACCCGAACAATCTGGCGGCGACGGTGGAACGGCCGTCCAGCGACATCGAACCCCGTGGCGGCTTCACCAACCAGGAAACCATCACCATAGACGGCGAGGAACAAAAATTATGGGATGTGCCGGTCAATGGCGTGGTTGTGCCGATGATCCAGGTGAGCCAGACGGCATACGGCCGTTTCGCCGACCCCAACAACCTCTCCCGCGAAGTGCTGCAAAATGTGCGTCTCAGCCAGCCCGTCGAACAACTGGCCGCCCACCCGGAAAATTACAGCCAGGTGGTGGCCTTGCAAGGCATGGATCGCAGCCTGTCCAACACCGCCCTGGTGACGATTTTGGTGGTTCTGGGGCAGCTTACCACCTCCATTCTGGGCGGCTACGCCTTTGCCCGCCTGCGCTTCCCCGGCCGCGACAAGCTGTTTGTCGTCTACCTGGGAACCATCATGATCCCCTTCGTGGTGCTGATTACGCCCCTTTACCAGTTGATGGTGACGATTGGTTGGGTGGATAAGCTGGCGGCGCTGATTGTGCCCTGGGTTTTTACGGCTTACGGCACATTTTTGATGCGCCAGTTCTTCATCACCGTCCCCAAAGAAATTGAAGAAGCCGCCTTAATGGATGGCGCGTCGCGGCTGGAAATCTTGTGGCGCATTTTTATCCCGGCCAGCACCCCGGCCCTGGCGACTCTGGCAACATTCACCTTCTTGTACGCCTGGAACAGCTTTTTCTGGCCGCTGGTGGTCATCAACACCGGCAACGTGGATAATCATGTGCTGACGCTGTCGCTGAACGTCTTGCGCGGTCGCGCCTCCGACAGCCCAAACCTGATCCTGGCCGGCGCAGCCATCGCCATTTTGCCGCCGATGATCATCTTTATTTTCGGCCAACGCTTTTTCGTCGAAAGCGCCACCAGCAGCGGCGTGAAGGGCTGA